The Bubalus kerabau isolate K-KA32 ecotype Philippines breed swamp buffalo chromosome 10, PCC_UOA_SB_1v2, whole genome shotgun sequence sequence attattcATGGATAAACCACAAAACACTTATTTTTGTAGTTTTGCTTGTAAGTCAAGACAAGTCAGTACATACAGTCATGGAAAAAGACAGAcgaaaacagaaaaatcagttgTGAATGAccatttttttatactttaattacaaaaaaaatctttgctcATGCTGTGTACCATGTGgggttttagttccccaaccagagattgaactcaagcCCTTTGCAGTGAGAATGTGAAGTCCTAaacagtggaccaccagggaattccctgaatgaCCTTTTAGAGGATCTCTGGAGTCAGGTATAGTAACGCAGATTGATATAATCAGTCTGTTAGTGTCTATTTCTATGTGGTAGTGAAAGGTTGAGCAAAAAATATTAGAAGTGTATATAGGTCGTTATAGTGCAAGCTGGGGAACCACAAGCATCAAGAGCCAGTTTGAGGTGTCAGAACTACAACCTGTGTATGATTAATAACGGAGGACCCAATGTAGAGTGAACATGGACCAAGACACACTTTCCCTACTTAACAATTTTGTCTAGGATCAGTTCTATCTTAATTTCATCTGTGCTAGGCTTGCCATCGGTTGCCAACTGTTGGTTTTTACCCTGTCCCAAATACAACTCTTTCTGTGTTGTGATGAAATAAGACCAGTGTTTCAAACTTCATGTGCATTGTGGTGGGAAGTTTTCCACTGtggtggaaatatttttattagtatcAAGTGTGCAAAGATATCCATTCTATTTCACAAATTGGGAATTCATTGGAGATATCTTCTGCTTAGTCGATAGAAACATTGGACatgtatatttgttttctatgatATTTAGAGTTATTTTAGCTGACACAGTCCCTCTTCTTGTTGCTGGGGGAAGCCACTGTTCCCCAGCATTGGGTTTAGCAACCAGTAGgcatctttttctcttctccataaaggtaaggctcagtggtaaagaattcacctgccagtgcaagagatgggggttcgattcctgggtcaggaagaccccttggagcaggaaatggcaacccactccagtattcttgcctgagaaatcccatggatagaggagcctggagggttacagttcatggggtggcaaagagtcagacacgactgagcgactgagcaaacacagacatttttttctcttctccataaAAGCTAAGgcttggcattttttaaaaaatttccacctCTTTCAGTcctaaaaaggcagaaaaagagacaTAAGAAAGTTAATATAGGGAAATTCCCTGAAGCCCAGGGGTTagcactctctgctttcactgctgagggcatgtGTTCAAttcgtggtcagggaactaagatccctcaagccaagCTGCCAAACACAAGCCAAAAAAATATgtcaacatattttttaaaaggccagACATCTGCTTTCCTAATAACTTTTCCTTGTAAGGGGACAGAGACCTTCTTGCATTCTATCATGGCAATTGATTTAAACTTCTCTGTCATTTAACATCTTTACCCACTAGCTTCAGGTACATGTGTCAACATGCTGATTAACAGATGTGGATacattctttggagaaaagttaaTGACcatccagaaattaaaaaaaagaaatttaacggACTAGTTTAACAGCAGATCAGGGAGcagataaaaaatatattaactcGAGACCACATCAGAAGAATAAGGAATGCATTCTGAATagatacaaaagagaaaaatgaaagagaagttaaAGTGGAAGTCCAATATTAGTTTGACAactgaaaaagatgaaagaagcgacagaagcaaatatttaaagacaaaatgtttgaaaatttttatagatttggTCAAGCACAAAAATCTACAGTCTCAAAGAGCAAGCCCAACACATTACAAACAGTATAAATAAGAATAGATTCATAGTTATATGAGTTGTATGTAAGCAacagaaaactaaagacaaaaatattacttgaaaagaaacaagagaaaaaaattgattaATTACATCTCCAGAAGTAGGACTTATGCATAAAGTTGATTGCTCAATATCTATAGTGAAAACCGGATGTGGAATTATATCCTGAATATTCTGGGAGGGAAACTGCCAAATCAGAACTGCATCAGCAGGAACAATATCCATGGAGGATCGGTGTTAAACAAAGACACGTTAAATAAAAGCAGTGTGGAGAAACATGTGAAGTGTGCCCTTCCTAACTCTAATAAATATCCAGATTTTGTGTTTTACTTCTTTagacataatttttaaacaatcTATATCTGAGAGTTCTTTTATAAACCATGTGTGATAAGCCCAGTGTCTGAAGTCTGGGTGTCTTTCTCTTGTGTCTGAGCTTTTTGTTGGCTCTAATTTGTGACACTTTGTTATATTGTATTTTGTGGTAAGAAAAATAACAGCACCAAAGATGTCAGAGGCCTAATCCTCAGACTAACATATTCCAAACCTGTGAATCTGCTACTTCACCTGGTGAAATGGACTTTGATGTACTAAGATAAGGAGTTTCAGCTGGGAAAACTTTCAGTTTCCAGGTGGCCCCTTTCAAGGTGTATCCTTATGTCCTTAAGAGCATTTGAACCTTTCCTGGTTTCAGGAACCGGAAAGATCGTAGGTGTGAGACAAGGCTTGATTTTGTGTTACAGGCTTTGAAGATTCTTGCCAAAGCGACACTGATTTTTAGCACAGCAAGACTTTGTTAGACTTCTGACCTATAGaattataaagataataaatttatttgtttaagccactgagttggTGGTCATTTGTTGCATTACTGTAGCAGTACAAAAGTATTacaaccaaaaaaattttttaagtaatacAGTTGTCTTTGGCATTGTCTGCTCATTGTCCTTGAAAAAGATGTTTGTGTGGATTCTGTGAGACCCAGGAGGAAAATCCCTTCCTCATCCAGGGTTTGGGCTTGTGGCTATCAGGCACCAGAGGACACTATTTGTTAAGGATATCCCTAAATGAAAGCAAAGTCTGAGATTCCTGATATGTAAACTAAGGCTGCCACATTCATGAGGGCCTCTCTGTAACCCCAGCTTctcaagggcttttttttttttccttcccatctaCTTATTACCAAGGCAACCTTCCCTACATACAGTTCCCTAGAATTGGAGTGAGAAGCATGCTTAgttctgatttttctatttttatacattatatatattatagaatgGCTATTTGATAACAGTTTGATAGGGTGTTTAACTACCCTTAGATGATGTTaaggcatatttttattttcacctctttaagaaacaaaaaggaattttttGACTATAGGAATTCATAAAATGTGTGCTTATTCCTATCTGCTGAGATGTTTGTGTATGACAAAAATCCTCAAGTATCATTTTGTTGACAAGTGTTAAGTAATATAGGTTGTTGAGACTCTGCTAGATACATAGGTGGCAAGGAAATACAAATGTATATGCAAGATAATAGATACGTTTTTACATATTAAGAGCAAAGAAGAGTAATTTGTTTGAAAACATAAatggctagttcagttcagttcagttgctcagtcgtgtccaactctttgcaaccccatgaaccgcagcacaccaggcctccctgtccatcaccaactcccggagtccacccaaacccatgtccattgagttggtgatgccatccaaccatctcatcctctgttgtccccttcttttcctgccctcaatctttcccagcgtcgaggtcttttccaatgagtcagctcttctcatcaggtggccaaagtattggagtttcagcttcaacatcagtccttccaatgaacacccaggactgatctccttatgctggatatatataaaataaaaatgataaaacataaaacttgAGATGAAACAGAACGATTTAGAAGTTTGAAGGAAAGTAAATCATTCACTTTAGTTCAAAGTAACTGTaataattttttctaaataaatattattttgggtTAATATCTCTGTTCATTGAAAACCTAAAAATGGTGGAATGTCAACTATGCTAATGGGAAGTAATTCTTAGGATAAAACTGACTTTGAAATTTTTATCTAGAGTAAGAAGATAATGAATGGCCTAATAAGAAGCCATAGATGAGGCTGATGAGAAGCCATAGATTTGGGCATTCTGGAGAGCAATGACTCTAATGACTGGGTATGTTTCTTTCAGGGACCCTGGAGCTACGCTGATGCTGTTGGATGGGCGATATTGACCTCAACAATGCCTGAATAATCTAACTCGGTGTGGGTCCTACTCTCACCTGCGTGTATCTCATCTTTTCCCTCAAACTGTCACTTTGcagtgggagggaaaaaaaaatctaaaaacctGTCTGCCATGAGAACTCCTGCAAGAGAGAAATGTTTCATATTATCCTGCTGGTATGCTTTATTTCTTAGTCTTATCCTAAAGTGAAATCCAAGTATAAGTGTTACCTTTTAATGTcatgttaaaatattatttaacaagCCTACTTAAGGCTCATCTAACTCTAGAAGGATGTAATTTTAACCTAGTATTTGCTATTTATGGGATTTCAGATGTGTACAATTATATAGTTAGATATAATAGAAAACTGCTAAACTGTGTTAATTTTCTTGttaatgtgggggaaaaaatcccAAATGTtaaggttgttttcctttagggcATTAACTGGTTTATATATaccttagaaattttattttagttttcttttttatactgtGATTATATAAAGTCATTATATTGTTTTTTGAATTGGCTTTGTCATCGTACCATCTCTCATTAAAGAATAATACAATTTTGACATGTGTTCAtcatctatttcagaattatggttttttaatttattttttattgaaggataattgttttacagaattttgttgttttctttcaaacttcaacatgaatcagccatatcaGAATTATGTTTTATAACATAAAAAATTTTACTTTGACAGCAACACAGTCAGTTACTAAACATAgcatctttgttttctggatAAGATCCATACATAGGCACAAGTTAGAGAAGATGCTTGAAGTATCATCAAGAGACTTGTGTTGTATTAAGGCTCTGTAACACACTGAAGGAAGTGTTCCTGCTTGTACAGCTTCCTATGGTAACTTGGCATTTATCATTCAGCCGAACCCACTCCAGGAAGCATGGTTGGGAAACCACTGAGAATTGTTTTACTCAAATAACAGACTGACATATGGAAAGTTGGTAGCACACGTAGTGTCAAATTAATCAATACGAAGTAGGTAAATGGGAGGGCTGTGTTGTACAATAAGGTCTGACTGTTTCAGAACCTTCAGAGCCCAAGGTCAGCTTTCCAGCAAGAACTGACATGCAGACAACTCAAACAACAGCAGCCCAGGGGATCCCAGGGCTCATTAGGCTGAATGGTGGCATAAGGACCATAAAAGCTTCAGATACAGACAAAGCCCTAGGGAGAGGGGATCTCTCCAGTCCTTACAGCCAGCCCTCAATTAAGGCTTGACTCATAAGAACACCATGAGGGCACAGACAGGCCAACTTTGATGGTCATCTGAGAATTTCTCATTTTGCTAGCCTGAGACTATGAAGAAGGAGCTGGTGGAATGAAGAGCAGGGTAAAATGTTCTTTCTTTGAAACTGCATAGTTCCTGATATTCAATGATGTAAGTTTCTCAGATCTCCAGTCTCCTCCCTTACACCTCTTTCTGACTCTGAAATCCTTTTTATACCTCCTGTTGttcatactcttttttttctatatacTGACATTTATCAATCTTAAATTCAAGAAATAATTTGagttttgttcttgttttatgcACTTAGAAGCATTTACAGAACAATGAAATTCCCACAGCATCAGGGAATTCTAGGGATGGTAGTATTTTGGAAGGTGGCTACAAGATTTGGATAAGACAGGATCAAATTTACATAACAGAAGGCACTGAattcatgggggcttccctggaagctcaacagtaaagaattcttctgccaatgtaggagatgcaggttcaattcctggggtgggaagatgccctgaagaaggaaatgggaacccactacAGTGGGTTCATcaactgggaaatcccatggacggaggaagctggcaggctacagtccatgggggtcacaaaagagtcggacattacttaATGGTAATACAACGATGGCTGGATTCATGGCAATACTGTCCTGAGCCTACCTAATTCTAATATAACCCATCTGGATCCTAATTCCCATTTCTTCCattatttcagtttcctctttcttcttcttcttcttcttctttttttttttttttttttttgccttttgtctAGCTTAAATCTCTCTTGTTCTAATTTAATTCATCTTTCTTAGGTCACTTGGTATTCTTGAcctgatgaaaaaagaaaatgattctaAGGTGACAGAATTTGTTTTTCTGGGTCTATCATCATCCTTGGAGCTGCAgctatttctcttctttatatttctgttgttttacatGGCCATTGTCCTGGGAAACCTCTTGATAGTGGTAACAGTGCGAGCTGATACTCACCTGCTCCAATCACCTATGTACTATTTTTTGGGCCACCTGTCCTTCATTGACCTATGCCTGAGCTGTGTTACTGTGCCCAAGATGTTAGGAGATTTCCTACAGGAGGACAAGATCATCTCTTTTTCCGGATGCCTGGCCCAGATCTGCTTCCTGCACTTTCTGGGAGCCAGTGAGATGTTTCTGCTGACAGCCATGGCCTATGATAGGTATGTTGCCATATGTAATCCTTTGCAGTACCTGACAGTCATGAACCGCCAGCTCTGCTTTCAGATGGTTTTTGCCTGTTGGTGTGGGGGTTTTGTCCATTCTATCACACAGGTCACACTGGTCATTCAGCTGCCCTTCTGTGGGCCCAATAAACTGGACAACTTCTACTGTGATGTCCCACAGGTCATCAAGCTAGCCTGCACGGACACATATGTAGTACAGGTGCTGATGGTCTCGAACAGTGGTCTATTGTCTCTTGTCTGTTTCTTGGTTTTGCTCTTCTCTTATGCTGTCATCCTGGTCACCCTGAGAACTCGCTTccgccagggccagagcagggcACTCTCTACCTGTGCCTCCCACCTAACAGTGGTCAGTCTGATCTTTGTGCCATGTGTATTCATCTACCTGAGACCTTTCTGCAGCTTCTCTGTGGACAAAGTTTTCTCTGTCTTCTACACAGTGATCACACCTATGTTGAACCCTCTCATTTATACTCTCAGAAACACTGATATGAAGACAGCCATGAAGAAGCTGAGAAAAAAACATGTGACATCCTGCTGCCATGTCAAAGAATGAACAGGAAGAGgtgatttagaaaatatattctttcttaACACACTCTTAACTCATCCTGTACCTGAGTACATGCATGAGAACAAATTTGGTGACTTTGGTATAAAAGAGAAGGcagtataaaaattataatgcaTTGTTCTTGATTATAACTGGGAGGCATAGGTGACTTTATCAGGTGTCAAATATTAAGCAAGGACCTCAGTAGCGTTTACTGGCCCACAAATGATAATAGGAATTGAGTACTAGGGTCAAAGGGACACGTTGAAAGATCAACTCTTCTAGCCTTTTGCCTATAAGTGGTCTTCCTTTATTCATTTCCCTTTTAagctcttttcaaatgaaagaAGATTGTACAGCTCCTTTTGTGTCCTAGTCCTCTAGGGTATAACATTTCCTGGTGTCCAGAAGTTCCTTTTGAGGTCTCATCAGAGAATCTTCCAAGGCAATGTGAATCCCTTTTGTTTTGTCTGCAACAAAGCTTGAAAACATCACAAACTAGCCTGTATATTAGTGGTCACCCAGTAACTATGTTGTACATTGTGCCAATTTTTGGAAATGCAGTTGAACAACTCATTTGATTGAACATAAGCTCTTAATGAAGTTTATATGTAAAGGAAAGGAAGTCTAAGGGTGCTGGAGTGAGGGAAGCTCTCAGCATTCTGCTGTAGAGAATTCTTTAGAAGAGGCATTCCATTTCACCTAGAGTTTTTCTTTTAGCTGAATTGTTGGGAGAGAATTGATAAGACTGTTTTTTAATTGTTCAAAATGTTTAAGAGCTCTGAACtctaaaggaa is a genomic window containing:
- the LOC129622070 gene encoding LOW QUALITY PROTEIN: olfactory receptor 4Q3-like (The sequence of the model RefSeq protein was modified relative to this genomic sequence to represent the inferred CDS: inserted 1 base in 1 codon); amino-acid sequence: MKKENDSKVTEFVFLGLSSSLELQLFLFFIFLLFYMAIVLGNLLIVVTVRADTHLLQSPMYYFLGHLSFIDLCLSCVTVPKMLGDFLQEDKIISFSGCLAQICFLHFLGASEMFLLTAMAYDRYVAICNPLQYLTVMNRQLCFQMVFACWCGGFVHSITQVTLVIQLPFCGPNKLDNFYCDVPQVIKLACTDTYVVQVLMVSNSGLLSLVCFLVLLFSYAVILVTLRTRFRQGQSRALSTCASHLTVVSLIFVPCVFIYLRPFCSFSVDKVFSVFYTVITPMLNPLIYTLRNTDMKTAMKKLRXKTCDILLPCQRMNRKR